From the Euphorbia lathyris chromosome 6, ddEupLath1.1, whole genome shotgun sequence genome, one window contains:
- the LOC136233082 gene encoding putative F-box protein At1g49610, with product MAEMSGASTVVSEGNEGEKHNSIDDSGERKHKRLKCDEKDDQDFISELPDCLIQHILSFLPLTEYAIRTGILSKRWLNQWTYLPTLIFKSNGMSIDCFSDCIDNTLSFFNFWKINKFVIDSRDSHTGELRHKLIRWIRFATRRHVKELILKCETQEGDEDFIEDHDLPRLLFKNAFLVKLKTHGFIFRLREGEVNWASLKALHIGYADLPNQGIENVLYGSPVIEFLELCNCDGFEDLVIASKSLKTFRMIQCQDHTSAIEISCPNLEKLEMLGKLRFKSLKFKDLPSSVCATLNFENDICLHYLGNDKLKWVLEFLLQFQHVEELKLGPWFFMFLSLAALRGESTLLLNNKCLTVVDFCPEVAHLGLSISQLRFSLLEKLVLQLHPKERFDLDLMGSRSSTRMRKKYAELKDGVFDSLVSHLKTFEIVGLHYLWSNGGGERKDTFKFIRFLFTKARMLEKIVFVEAPGEGMIFVHKVCKKLSCIRKASPHVIVEVACLKRHDSDSDSDSDSNSDWDKVEC from the exons ATGGCGGAAATGAGTGGAGCTTCCACGGTGGTAAGCGAGGGAAATGAAGGCGAAAAGCACAACTCAATTGATGATAGTGGCGAAAGAAAACACAAAAGATTGAAGTGCGACGAAAAAGATGATCAAGATTTCATCAGTGAGTTACCCGATTGCCTCATCCAACACATTCTCTCATTTCTCCCTTTAACTGAATACGCAATTAGGACGGGCATTTTGTCGAAGAGGTGGCTAAATCAATGGACCTATCTTCCAACTCTCATTTTCAAATCCAATGGTATGTCTATTGACTGCTTCTCCGATTGCATTGATAATACCCTAAGTTTCTTTAATTTCtggaaaatcaataaatttgtGATCGATTCACGCGATTCCCATACGGGTGAGCTGCGTCATAAATTGATTAGGTGGATCCGTTTCGCCACAAGAAGACATGTGAAAGAGCTCATTTTGAAATGTGAAACTCAAGAGGGAGACGAAGATTTTATTGAGGACCATGACTTGCCTCGACTCCTATTCAAGAATGCTTTCTTGGTTAAATTGAAGACACATGGTTTTATTTTTAGGCTAAGAGAGGGGGAAGTAAATTGGGCATCTCTAAAGGCTTTGCATATAGGTTATGCAGACTTACCTAATCAAGGGATTGAAAATGTTTTGTATGGTAGTCCTGTGATTGAATTTTTGGAATTATGCAACTGCGATGGGTTTGAAGATCTTGTCATTGCTTCTAAATCTTTAAAAACGTTTCGTATGATTCAATGCCAAGACCACACTAGTGCTATTGAAATCTCATGTCCCAATCTggagaaattggaaatgttggGGAAATTGCGATTTAAGTCTCTTAAGTTTAAGGATTTGCCATCTTCAGTTTGTGCTACTTTGAATTTTGAGAATGATATATGCTTGCATTATCTTGGCAATGATAAATTGAAATGGGTGTTGGAGTTTCTTTTGCAGtttcaacatgttgaggagctAAAACTTGGGCCTTGGTTTTTTATG TTTCTGTCACTTGCTGCGTTGAGAGGTGAATCAACTCTATTGTTAAACAACAAATGCTTGACTGTGGTTGATTTTTGTCCGGAAGTGGCACACCTTGGACTCTCTATCTCGCAACTTAGATTTTCCTTACTTGAGAAATTAGTTCTACAGCTGCATCCAAAGGAACGTTTTGATCTTGATCTG ATGGGAAGCCGAAGCTCTACGAGGATGAGAAAGAAGTACGCGGAATTaaaagatggtgtatttgataGTTTAGTATCACATCTAAAAACTTTTGAGATTGTTGGCCTCCATTATTTATGGAGTAATGGTGGTGGTGAACGTAAGGATACGTTCAAATTTATCAGGTTTCTATTCACTAAAGCTAGGATGTTGGAGAAAATAGTGTTCGTTGAAGCTCCTGGAGAGGGGATGATTTTTGTGCATAAAGTTTGCAAGAAATTGTCATGCATTCGGAAAGCTTCCCCGCATGTTATTGTTGAAGTTGCATGTTTAAAGCGGCATGACTCTGATTCtgattccgattccgattctAATTCTGATTGGGATAAAGTTGAATGTTGA
- the LOC136234089 gene encoding putative FBD-associated F-box protein At5g56390 isoform X2, producing MATISGASTVLGMGIEAEGEANERMNCEVKDDLISALPDCLIQHILSFLPSTRDAIRTGILSKRWLNQWTLVPILIFQFHYGSSYENISIFIENISNFIDNALNLYNCSKINKFVIDSEEFFLSEVGPKSDMWIRFAAAKNVKELILDCVPLSYYDLNDEYHELPQFLFNNRSLIKLKTQLCHYTPKKGQVNWASLKALYIVRQPGVPISHLRFSSLEKLVIQLRRKGYFLMKNSVEIEEKLWEVNLHVFDSLMSHLKTVEIAGLVYDSRDGNYNGVLKFIEFILKNARMLEKIVLLESPGRGMDFAHKVCKQLSCIGKSSPHAIVEVACLKSGNFEFEYDLGSDFDWDKIVC from the exons ATGGCGACAATCAGTGGAGCTTCCACTGTGCTAGGCATGGGAATTGAAGCAGAAGGAGAGGCAAACGAAAGAATGAACTGCGAGGTAAAAGATGATCTCATCAGTGCCCTACCTGATTGCCTCATCCAACACATTCTCTCATTTCTACCTTCAACCAGGGATGCAATTAGAACCGGCATTTTGTCCAAGCGGTGGCTAAATCAATGGACTCTTGTCCCAATACTCATTTTCCAATTCCACTACGGTTCGTCTTATGAAAACATCTCCATTTTCATtgaaaacatttccaatttcattgACAATGCCCTAAATCTCTATAATTGCTCCAAAATCAACAAATTTGTCATCGATTCAGAGGAATTCTTTCTGAGTGAGGTAGGTCCTAAATCAGATATGTGGATCCGTTTCGCCGCAGCAAAGAATGTGAAAGAGCTCATTTTGGACTGTGTTCCTCTTAGCTACTATGATCTTAATGACGAATATCATGAGTTGCCTCAATTTTTATTCAACAATCGTTCCTTGATTAAATTGAAAACCCAACTTTGTCATTATACGCCAAAAAAGGGGCAAGTAAATTGGGCATCTCTGAAGGCTTTGTACATAG TGAGACAACCTGGAGTCCCAATCTCGCATCTCAGATTTTCCTCGCTTGAGAAATTAGTTATACAGTTACGTCGAAAAGGCTATTTTCTG ATGAAAAACTCCGTGGAGATAGAAGAAAAGTTATGGGAAGTAAATTTGCATGTATTTGATAGTTTAATGTCGCATCTAAAAACTGTTGAGATTGCTGGCCTTGTTTATGATTCCCGTGATGGTAATTATAATGGTGTGCTCAAATTTATTGAGTTTATACTCAAGAATGCAAGGATGTTGGAAAAGATAGTGTTACTTGAATCTCCTGGACGAGGGATGGATTTTGCTCATAAAGTTTGTAAGCAATTGTCATGCATTGGAAAATCTTCACCACATGCCATTGTTGAAGTCGCATGTTTAAAGAGCGGAAATTTTGAGTTTGAATATGATTTGG
- the LOC136234089 gene encoding F-box/LRR-repeat protein At3g58930-like isoform X1 — translation MATISGASTVLGMGIEAEGEANERMNCEVKDDLISALPDCLIQHILSFLPSTRDAIRTGILSKRWLNQWTLVPILIFQFHYGSSYENISIFIENISNFIDNALNLYNCSKINKFVIDSEEFFLSEVGPKSDMWIRFAAAKNVKELILDCVPLSYYDLNDEYHELPQFLFNNRSLIKLKTQLCHYTPKKGQVNWASLKALYIAAVAGEPSLLLNNKCLTMIDPFSVVRQPGVPISHLRFSSLEKLVIQLRRKGYFLMKNSVEIEEKLWEVNLHVFDSLMSHLKTVEIAGLVYDSRDGNYNGVLKFIEFILKNARMLEKIVLLESPGRGMDFAHKVCKQLSCIGKSSPHAIVEVACLKSGNFEFEYDLGSDFDWDKIVC, via the exons ATGGCGACAATCAGTGGAGCTTCCACTGTGCTAGGCATGGGAATTGAAGCAGAAGGAGAGGCAAACGAAAGAATGAACTGCGAGGTAAAAGATGATCTCATCAGTGCCCTACCTGATTGCCTCATCCAACACATTCTCTCATTTCTACCTTCAACCAGGGATGCAATTAGAACCGGCATTTTGTCCAAGCGGTGGCTAAATCAATGGACTCTTGTCCCAATACTCATTTTCCAATTCCACTACGGTTCGTCTTATGAAAACATCTCCATTTTCATtgaaaacatttccaatttcattgACAATGCCCTAAATCTCTATAATTGCTCCAAAATCAACAAATTTGTCATCGATTCAGAGGAATTCTTTCTGAGTGAGGTAGGTCCTAAATCAGATATGTGGATCCGTTTCGCCGCAGCAAAGAATGTGAAAGAGCTCATTTTGGACTGTGTTCCTCTTAGCTACTATGATCTTAATGACGAATATCATGAGTTGCCTCAATTTTTATTCAACAATCGTTCCTTGATTAAATTGAAAACCCAACTTTGTCATTATACGCCAAAAAAGGGGCAAGTAAATTGGGCATCTCTGAAGGCTTTGTACATAG CTGCGGTGGCAGGTGAACCATCTCTATTGTTAAACAACAAATGTTTGACTATGATTGATCCTTTTTCGGTAGTGAGACAACCTGGAGTCCCAATCTCGCATCTCAGATTTTCCTCGCTTGAGAAATTAGTTATACAGTTACGTCGAAAAGGCTATTTTCTG ATGAAAAACTCCGTGGAGATAGAAGAAAAGTTATGGGAAGTAAATTTGCATGTATTTGATAGTTTAATGTCGCATCTAAAAACTGTTGAGATTGCTGGCCTTGTTTATGATTCCCGTGATGGTAATTATAATGGTGTGCTCAAATTTATTGAGTTTATACTCAAGAATGCAAGGATGTTGGAAAAGATAGTGTTACTTGAATCTCCTGGACGAGGGATGGATTTTGCTCATAAAGTTTGTAAGCAATTGTCATGCATTGGAAAATCTTCACCACATGCCATTGTTGAAGTCGCATGTTTAAAGAGCGGAAATTTTGAGTTTGAATATGATTTGG